CATGCGGCGGAACTTTTCCGGATGCTGTTCGATAAAATCGTAGAAAATGTCGGCAACCTTCAGTAAAGGCGATTGTTGTCGCATCTTCTCAAACTCAAAATCGGCATCTAAAGGAAACCGATTAATTGAGGAtcagttaaatatttaagctgtAGCTCACCTGTTGTAATGACAGCATCCGGTCCAGACACAATGAACAGCGTCTGGGCGGGTAGACTTTTTAAGTACTCATCGTCGGACACCTCGAAGCCATCAGAAGCCAAATACAAATGTAGCTCAAGAAGCTAAAAGGTAGAAAACGATTTAATTGTAATGCCCTTGACATGGCCGAATTATAACGAGGCCAGGTCGCCCAATTCATGGTTCAGGGGCCTTcagtttgtttttcatttttctttttttttttgcaacgcAAGGACGCTCCATCAACAGGTGGTTAGCTCTACTATACAGGACATGCGCAATGGCATTTACTAGTGGCATTGAAAGAGAGCCAAACAAACGCGGAAGCCACTGCCAGGGACATGGCCTTGAAAATTACCAGGGCCAGGAACTTTCAGCCCATCTGGGTGGGTGTATATTTCGCGCTTCTACGCAGGAGTTTTTCctgtttcttttttcttaCCGGGAACTTGCTTTTTGCCTTGGCTATCAGCATTTCCATGGAATTGGCTCCGATTCCATATTTCCTCGTTCGCTCGTTGTCAGTAACCTTGTAGCCACGCATTGGAGCACCTGATGTTCCCCTGGATTCGGATGAGCTCACATCCTTGACAACATCGCCTGTTGTGTGACTGATTTTCTTGTTATTTGAGCTGCTGCGTGTTGTCGGTGACATGATTGCATCTCTAATGTAGCTGAGCATCGTTCTGGCTCATAATAAAGTCAACTTTGGAATGTAGTCCTCGCAGCAAGTTTCCTTTTCGGCGGACAAAGCAAAATAAACCAGCAGAACCATGCATTTTTCGCGCTTCTCAACACTAGATTCTCATTGAAAGATTCTTTAGTTGTGCTGCCATTTTAGCTATAAATTGCAAAAGGCTAtgaagttataataataattgattttctcccgcattttgtaatttacgaactattttttgtatttttataaattaattcaaattgattaacattttcatttatcgatacattaaataatatgtaaatttggaataaaaaggaaaatagCCAAATTAGTAAAATAAAAGTTGAACGGTGCACTTGCCACCACTATTGCCTTCAGTGTTTTGCAGCACTTATGCATCTAGAAACAGCTGTTCGGgtaatcatttttttttgttaaaacttTCTGTGGAAAAACTATAACAAACGTAGTCTTAGTGTACAATGATCTGGGCTGCGGGCTCCGCGTAATCCGCAGCTCGGCCGGAATCGCGTTTTACGATGAATCTACGGCCGCGATGCCGCAAGTGGCTGCCCCTAGCCACCCAGCAACTACGACTGCGGAACCTCAACAGAATTCAGGGATTCAATATTGAGTCCTGGCCGCATGAGAAGTcgctggagctggaggagccgGATGATGTGCTCCTCTACTACACACTGCACACGGACAAGGCCAGCGAAGCGTTCTACACCAGCGAAAAGCTGCCGCAGCGTCATCAACAGCAAAAGTGGGCGGAGATTTGTGCGGACGACGAGGCCTGGCGGAAAACCAATgcgcagtgtgtgtgtgtcaagGTGTGGAAGCACTATCCGGCGGAAAGAAGAGATGGCCAACCGCCTGAGGTTGAGCTAAGACATAAGGATGTGTTCGGGTAAATAGGAGACTGCTTGCAAATAGAACTCTGCTATCACCTCCCAACTTACTTCCAGAAGATCCCAGTTAACGCCCAGCAGGCTGCCACGCCCTCCTGAACTACTGTTCAGCTGGGGCGTCTACTTCTCCGGCCTTATACCCCTGTCTCCCCTCACCTTGTCCCAGTGCGGACGAAATTGCTTGGTCTTTCAATTGAATGGCGAGCAGTTTGCCTCCCCGTCGATGATAAGCGAGCAGGCCTTGCAGTCGCAGCTGCATTTGCACTACCAAAAGTATGCGGATGAAGAGGAGCTAGAAGAGCCGCAGGATGAGGGCATAAACTCGCCGGTCGTCAGTCGCAGTTCGAGTCCCGTGCTGCGAATGAGTACGATGCGCTATGCACAGCTGAAATGCCAACGGCAGGAGATTCGGCGTAGCAACAACCTCGAGAAGCTTCTCACGTTGCAACGTCTGCAACGATTGCATCAGCAGAAGAGGCGTCAAATGGCCGAGGTTTGCCGAGAAATAGCCCGCCTCAGTGTACACTGTGTGACCAGGAACGAGCTGCGCTTGAAGCCCCGCACGACATCGCTGTCCGGCGACCACTCCGCCCATCAATACCATTCCATGGGCCGCGCCCTGAGCGTGTTGCTCgccgagcagcagcagatcgCGCCCCTTACGCTTTATAATGCCCAGCAGCTAACTAGAAGGATCGAAGCGCTAAGCAGTCAACAGCGGCTACTTAAAGCGGAGCGGGAAACGTTTCGCCAACGAAACGAGCGCACCCGTCAACGTCTACAGGAGATGAGAGAACAGCGGGAGGCACAGCAATGGAAGCTCCACAGCCAGCGACATCGACTGGAAAAAGAACGCCTGGAGCTACGAACCCTGGCACCTCAAAATCTGGAACAGCGCGATCAAAAAAGACAAATAGAACGGCAGGTGGGGCCGCGAAAtctaataacatttaacaactATATTAATT
This genomic stretch from Drosophila mauritiana strain mau12 chromosome 2L, ASM438214v1, whole genome shotgun sequence harbors:
- the LOC117148476 gene encoding UV radiation resistance-associated gene protein isoform X1; this encodes MNLRPRCRKWLPLATQQLRLRNLNRIQGFNIESWPHEKSLELEEPDDVLLYYTLHTDKASEAFYTSEKLPQRHQQQKWAEICADDEAWRKTNAQCVCVKVWKHYPAERRDGQPPEVELRHKDVFGRSQLTPSRLPRPPELLFSWGVYFSGLIPLSPLTLSQCGRNCLVFQLNGEQFASPSMISEQALQSQLHLHYQKYADEEELEEPQDEGINSPVVSRSSSPVLRMSTMRYAQLKCQRQEIRRSNNLEKLLTLQRLQRLHQQKRRQMAEVCREIARLSVHCVTRNELRLKPRTTSLSGDHSAHQYHSMGRALSVLLAEQQQIAPLTLYNAQQLTRRIEALSSQQRLLKAERETFRQRNERTRQRLQEMREQREAQQWKLHSQRHRLEKERLELRTLAPQNLEQRDQKRQIERQVERRMSTLVLELQEIYNIQNVGGRQFSICGIAFPHMEQYTSESRQAANAQLLDNVSPLAVSAALSYVAHLVQMLAIIMDRPLRNRILYEPSKARIVDDIKELTYTTREFPLYTRSILPSQQTKYAIYLLRQNVSQLCFDITGQCDLRNTFGNLLELFSTLRYIERTQRDEVDERDGTAVGASGGEARLANGLTAPHLSQSHSSVDMNHVPLPTGVNAVKDALLQQLLPPGVSQALAIEGYASTQRICRSMGSYSDGEDEFRPRLEHNYSNSDSNIPLQTERS
- the LOC117148476 gene encoding UV radiation resistance-associated gene protein isoform X2: MNLRPRCRKWLPLATQQLRLRNLNRIQGFNIESWPHEKSLELEEPDDVLLYYTLHTDKASEAFYTSEKLPQRHQQQKWAEICADDEAWRKTNAQCVCVKVWKHYPAERRDGQPPEVELRHKDVFGSQLTPSRLPRPPELLFSWGVYFSGLIPLSPLTLSQCGRNCLVFQLNGEQFASPSMISEQALQSQLHLHYQKYADEEELEEPQDEGINSPVVSRSSSPVLRMSTMRYAQLKCQRQEIRRSNNLEKLLTLQRLQRLHQQKRRQMAEVCREIARLSVHCVTRNELRLKPRTTSLSGDHSAHQYHSMGRALSVLLAEQQQIAPLTLYNAQQLTRRIEALSSQQRLLKAERETFRQRNERTRQRLQEMREQREAQQWKLHSQRHRLEKERLELRTLAPQNLEQRDQKRQIERQVERRMSTLVLELQEIYNIQNVGGRQFSICGIAFPHMEQYTSESRQAANAQLLDNVSPLAVSAALSYVAHLVQMLAIIMDRPLRNRILYEPSKARIVDDIKELTYTTREFPLYTRSILPSQQTKYAIYLLRQNVSQLCFDITGQCDLRNTFGNLLELFSTLRYIERTQRDEVDERDGTAVGASGGEARLANGLTAPHLSQSHSSVDMNHVPLPTGVNAVKDALLQQLLPPGVSQALAIEGYASTQRICRSMGSYSDGEDEFRPRLEHNYSNSDSNIPLQTERS